A stretch of Pyrenophora tritici-repentis strain M4 chromosome 7, whole genome shotgun sequence DNA encodes these proteins:
- a CDS encoding Glyco-hydro-43 domain containing protein translates to MRCSIVVSILSVVTAVYGYADPMACSGVCTNAHDPALIRRADGTYYRFSTGGKIAIHTAPSITGPWTYKGAAIPAGSKINLAGKDDLWAPDVTLVGDTYYLYYSVSSFGVQNSAIGVATSKDLNTWTDHGATGIASSAGKNYNAIDGALYWDGSKFVMSFGSFWSDIFSINMANPPLKTSSSTMTNIAFKPGGTHAQEGPYIALNGNYHYLFFSVGQCCGFDSNRPAAGQEYKIQVCRSRSATGGFVDKNGVDCTKGGGTTVLESHGWVYGPGGQGVYYDPKLGPVLYYHYVDTRIGYADGQKKFGINRINFSSGWPVV, encoded by the exons ATGCGCTGCTCTATCGTTGTTTCCATTCTGTCGGTCGTGACGGCGGTATACGGTTATGCTGATCCCATGGCATGCTCTGGTGTTTGCACAAATGCTCACGATCCCGCCCTCATCCGCCGCGCTGATGGCACGTACTACCGCTTCTCGACCGGTGGCAAGATCGCTATCCACACGGCGCCATCTATCACCGGACCCTGGACCTACAAAGGTGCTGCCATCCCTGCTGGGTCGAAGATCAACTTAGCTGGCAAGGACGATCTATGG GCTCCTGATGTAACCTTAGTTGGCGATACGTACTACCTATACTACAGCGTGTCGTCTTTCGGTGTACAGAACTCAGCCATTGGAGTCGCAACCAGCAAGGATCTCAACACTTGGACTGATCATGGCGCAACTGGCATTGCTTCGAGTGCCGGCAAGAATTATAATGCTATTGATGGAGCGCTCTACTGGGACGGTTCCAAGTTTGTCATGTCCTTCGGATCGTTCTGGTCGGATATCTTCAGCATCAACATGGCCAACCCACCCCTCAAGACCAGTTCCTCAACCATGACCAACATTGCATTCAAACCCGGGGGTACTCATGCTCAGGAAGGTCCATACATTGCGCTCAACGGAAACTACCATtacctcttcttctctgtCGGCCAGTGCTGCGGCTTTGACAGCAATAGGCCCGCTGCTGGTCAGGAGTACAAGATTCAAGTCTGCAGATCAAGAAGCGCCACTGGCGGCTTCGTCGATAAGAACGGCGTGGATTGTACCAAGGGTGGCGGCACCACGGTTCTCGAGTCTCATGGTTGGGTCTATGGACCTGGTGGCCAAGGAGTTTACTATGATCCTAAGCTCGGCCCTGTCCTCTACTACCACTACGTCGACACACGTATTGGCTACGCCGATGGTCAAA